A genomic window from Massilia sp. METH4 includes:
- a CDS encoding TonB-dependent receptor, translated as MMKLSKMHKRLLALTAVLPMAAMAQDATQANTEQSTQQAAQQPVASGQLETVTVTAQRRAENIKEVPVSVSMLQHEKLDVILSGGQDVRVLAGKTPSLNVESSTGRVFPRFYIRGYGNADFSIFASQPVSLIYDDVVQENPILKGYPMFDLANIEVLRGPQGTLFGRNTPAGVVKFESAKPSLKGVEGYYNFSVASHGTTNVEGAANIPLSNEWAMRVSTLRQHRDDYIRNEFIDGRETLDGYNEHAERVQVLYQPSGTFNALFNVHQRTTSGNSRLFQANIIKKGSNQLVDNYDEGAVYTNGQNYQNLTTRGGNVRLSWDLGAVKLYSVTGYESIAEYNSRGDIDGGNPVYGPGVVPFQVETASVLPDLKQYTQEFRIESKKAGPLSWQAGVYYFDEDATGGSDNFNTAGVRTSRVISNQRNKAWAAFGSVNYAVTDALTVRGGLRYTNDKKDFETIEATGTTLQGPSTINSERHKTNWDLSATYAINPDVSAYARVATGFRAPSIGAPSASGPATIADAETITSFEAGIKADLLNRRARASLSIFDYDVKNQQLTVVGGNSNITALINADKTKGRGIEAEIEGFVTPDFKVAASTSYNYTKIQDPSLSVNRCAQCTVLDPINAAGRVVIDGNALPQAPKWIVNLSARYNWPLAEGNLFVLTDWSYRSKVNFFLYEATEFTGAPLTEGGLRIGYNWQGGKYEIAAFGRNITDQRRVTGAIDFNNLTGFVNEPRQWGVQLKGLF; from the coding sequence ATGATGAAACTGTCCAAGATGCACAAGCGTCTCCTCGCGCTGACGGCCGTGCTGCCGATGGCCGCCATGGCCCAGGATGCAACCCAGGCAAACACCGAACAATCCACGCAGCAGGCCGCCCAGCAGCCGGTCGCCAGCGGCCAGCTGGAAACGGTGACGGTGACGGCCCAGCGCCGTGCCGAAAACATCAAGGAAGTGCCGGTGTCAGTCTCGATGCTGCAACACGAGAAGCTGGACGTGATCCTGTCCGGCGGCCAGGACGTGCGCGTGCTTGCCGGCAAGACCCCCAGCCTGAACGTGGAATCGTCGACGGGCCGCGTGTTCCCGCGCTTCTACATCCGTGGCTACGGCAATGCCGACTTCTCGATCTTCGCTTCGCAGCCCGTCTCGCTGATCTATGACGACGTGGTGCAGGAAAACCCGATCCTGAAGGGTTATCCGATGTTCGACCTGGCGAACATTGAAGTGCTGCGTGGCCCGCAGGGCACCCTGTTCGGCCGCAACACCCCGGCCGGCGTGGTGAAGTTCGAATCCGCCAAGCCCAGCCTGAAGGGCGTGGAAGGTTACTACAATTTCTCCGTCGCTTCGCACGGCACCACCAACGTGGAAGGCGCGGCCAACATTCCGCTGTCGAACGAATGGGCGATGCGCGTTTCCACGCTGCGCCAGCACCGCGACGACTACATCCGCAATGAGTTCATCGACGGCCGCGAGACGCTGGACGGCTACAACGAGCACGCCGAGCGCGTGCAGGTGCTGTACCAGCCGAGCGGCACGTTCAACGCGCTGTTCAACGTGCACCAGCGCACGACCTCCGGCAACTCGCGCCTGTTCCAGGCCAACATCATCAAGAAGGGCAGCAACCAGCTGGTCGACAACTACGATGAAGGCGCGGTGTACACCAACGGCCAGAACTACCAGAACCTGACCACGCGCGGCGGCAACGTGCGCCTGTCGTGGGACCTGGGCGCCGTGAAGCTGTACTCCGTGACGGGCTACGAGTCGATCGCCGAGTACAACAGCCGCGGCGACATCGACGGCGGCAACCCGGTCTACGGCCCGGGTGTGGTGCCGTTCCAGGTGGAGACGGCTTCCGTGCTGCCGGACCTGAAGCAGTACACGCAGGAATTCCGTATCGAATCGAAGAAGGCTGGCCCGCTGAGCTGGCAGGCCGGCGTGTACTACTTCGATGAAGACGCCACCGGCGGGAGCGACAACTTCAACACCGCCGGCGTGCGCACCAGCCGCGTGATCAGCAACCAGCGCAACAAGGCGTGGGCGGCATTCGGTTCCGTGAACTACGCCGTGACCGATGCGCTGACCGTGCGCGGCGGCCTGCGCTACACGAACGACAAGAAGGACTTCGAGACGATCGAAGCCACCGGTACCACGCTGCAGGGTCCATCGACGATCAACTCGGAACGTCACAAGACCAACTGGGACCTGTCGGCCACGTATGCGATCAACCCGGACGTGTCGGCCTACGCCCGCGTTGCGACGGGCTTCCGCGCACCGTCGATCGGCGCGCCGTCCGCTTCCGGCCCGGCCACCATTGCCGATGCGGAAACCATCACCTCGTTCGAAGCCGGCATCAAGGCCGACCTGCTGAACCGCCGCGCGCGCGCTTCGCTGTCGATCTTCGACTACGACGTGAAGAACCAGCAGCTGACGGTCGTGGGCGGTAACTCGAACATCACCGCGCTGATCAACGCCGACAAGACCAAGGGCCGCGGTATCGAGGCCGAGATCGAAGGTTTCGTCACGCCGGACTTCAAGGTGGCGGCTTCGACCAGCTACAACTACACGAAGATCCAGGACCCGTCGCTGTCCGTGAACCGCTGCGCGCAGTGCACGGTGCTGGACCCGATCAACGCGGCCGGCCGCGTCGTCATCGACGGCAACGCGCTGCCGCAGGCACCGAAGTGGATCGTCAACCTGTCGGCCCGCTACAACTGGCCGCTGGCCGAAGGCAACCTGTTCGTGCTGACCGACTGGTCGTACCGCAGCAAGGTCAACTTCTTCCTGTACGAGGCCACCGAGTTCACCGGCGCGCCGCTGACGGAAGGCGGCCTGCGCATCGGCTACAACTGGCAGGGCGGCAAGTATGAAATCGCCGCGTTCGGCCGCAACATCACCGACCAGCGCCGCGTGACGGGTGCCATCGACTTCAACAACCTGACCGGCTTCGTCAACGAGCCGCGCCAGTGGGGTGTGCAGCTGAAGGGCCTGTTCTAA